Proteins encoded together in one Tripterygium wilfordii isolate XIE 37 chromosome 14, ASM1340144v1, whole genome shotgun sequence window:
- the LOC120015425 gene encoding probable boron transporter 2 isoform X2: MESSFVPFRGIKNDLEGRLKCYKQDWTGGFRAGFRILAPTTYIFFASAIPVISFGEQLERATDGVLTAVQTLASTALCGIIHSIIGGQPLLILGVAEPTVIMYTFMFNFAKNRSDLGSKLFLAWTGWVCMWTALLLFLLAILGACSIINRFTRLAGELFGLLIAMLFMQEAIKGLINEFHLPERENPKSIEFQPSWRFANGMFALVLSFGLLFTSLRSRKARSWRYGSGWLRGFIADYGVPLMVLVWTAVSYIPAGTVPKGIPRRLFSPNPWSPGAFENWTVVKDMLNVPVLYIIGAFVPATMIAVLYYFDHSVASQLAQQKEFNLRKPPSFHYDLLLLGFMVIICGLIGIPPSNGVIPQSPMHTKTLATLKHQLLRNRLVAIARKCMGKNASLGQVYGSMQEGYQHMQTPLIYQEPSVRGLKELKESTVEMAASMGNIDAPVDETVFDVEKEIDDLLPVEVKEQRVSNLLQAMMVGGCVAAMPFIKKIPTSVLWGYFAFMAIESLPGNQCWERILLLFTAPSRRYKVLEEYHATFVETVPFKTIAVFTLFQTAYLLVCFGITWVPLAGVLFPLMIMLLIPVRQYILPKFFKGVHLQDLDAAEYEETPALPFNLATEAELSRTASFANDGEILDGMVTRSRGEIRRMCSPRLTSSTAMPSKEFSSLQSPRFSDKVYSPRISELRGELSPRRGGRGPLSPKTGETRPFSLGKGV, from the exons ATGGAATCGAGCTTTGTACCTTTTCGTGGAATCAAGAATGATCTTGAGGGGAGGCTGAAGTGTTACAAGCAAGACTGGACTGGTGGTTTCAGGGCGGGCTTCAG GATTTTGGCCCCCACCACATACATATTTTTTGCATCAGCAATTCCAGTTATTTCATTTGGAGAACAGTTGGAAAGAGCTACAG ACGGAGTTCTCACAGCTGTTCAAACATTAGCGTCTACTGCACTTTGTGGAATTATACACTCCATCATTGGGGGTCAGCCTTTACTGATTCTTGGAGTTGCAGAGCCAACTGTAATTATGTACACATTCATGTTCAACTTTGCTAAAAATAGATCAGATTTGGGGTCAAAACTCTTCCTTGCGTGGACTGGATG GGTATGCATGTGGACTGCACTCTTGCTCTTTCTTCTAGCTATCTTAGGGGCTTGCTCCATCATCAATAGATTTACTCGTCTGGCAGGAGAATTGTTTGGCCTTCTGATTGCAATGCTTTTCATGCAGGAAGCTATCAAG GGTCTTATTAATGAATTTCACCTACCTGAAAGAGAAAATCCCAAGTCAATTGAATTTCAACCTTCGTGGAGATTTGCGAATGGAATGTTTGCCTTGGTTCTGTCATTTGGCCTTCTGTTTACTTCATTAAGAAGCAGAAAAGCAAGATCTTGGCGTTATGGTTCTG GGTGGCTCCGAGGTTTCATAGCAGATTATGGGGTGCCGTTGATGGTTCTAGTTTGGACAGCTGTTTCTTACATTCCAGCAGGAACTGTGCCAAAAGGAATTCCAAGGCGACTCTTTAGTCCAAACCCATGGTCACCTGGTGCCTTTGAGAATTGGACAGTTGTTAAG GACATGCTCAATGTGCCGGTTCTCTACATTATTGGAGCTTTTGTTCCAGCAACAATGATTGCAGTTCTATATTATTTTGATCACAGTGTTGCATCTCAGCTTGCTCAACAGAAAGAATTCAATTTGAGAAAACCGCCTTCATTCCACTATGATCTACTTCTTCTGGGGTTCATG GTCATAATTTGTGGTCTCATAGGAATCCCTCCATCAAATGGTGTGATTCCACAATCTCCTATGCACACTAAAACCTTGGCTACATTGAAGCACCAG TTACTCCGTAATCGACTGGTAGCAATAGCTCGCAAATGTATGGGTAAGAATGCAAGCTTGGGACAAGTTTATGGAAGCATGCAAGAAGGCTATCAACATATGCAAACCCCACTCATTTACCAGGAGCCTTCTGTTCGG GGGCTGAAGGAATTAAAAGAATCCACAGTTGAAATGGCTGCAAGCATGGGAAATATTGATGCACCTGTCGATGAGACAGTATTTGACGTTGAAAAGGAGATTGATGATTTATTGCCTGTTGAGGTGAAGGAGCAGCGGGTCAGTAACTTGCTTCAAGCAATGATGGTTGGAGGATGTGTTGCAGCCATGCCTTTCATCAAGAAGATACCAACCTCAGTCCTCTGGGGCTATTTTGCCTTCATGGCCATTGAAAGTCTCCCTGGTAACCAGTGTTGGGAGCGGATCTTGCTGCTTTTCACAGCTCCAAGCAGAAGATACAA GGTACTGGAGGAATACCACGCTACGTTTGTCGAAACTGTACCTTTCAAGACAATTGCAGTATTCACACTCTTCCAGACTGCTTACTTGCTTGTTTGTTTTGGCATTACATGGGTTCCACTTGCTGGAGTTCTATTCCCTTTAATGATTATGCTTTTGATTCCTGTGAGACAATACATTCTACCCAAGTTCTTCAAAGGGGTGCACCTCCAGGATTTAGATGCTGCAGAGTATGAAGAAACACCAGCTTTACCATTCAACCTAGCAACT GAGGCAGAGTTGAGTAGGACTGCTTCGTTTGCCAATGATGGTGAAATCTTAGATGGGATGGTGACTCGCAGCAGGGGTGAAATCAGACGCATGTGCAGTCCCAGGTTAACAAGCTCCACCGCAATGCCATCAAAAGAATTTTCAAGCCTACAGAGCCCACGATTCTCAGACAAGGTGTATAGCCCCCGCATAAGCGAATTGAGAGGAGAACTAAGTCCTAGGAGGGGTGGAAGAGGACCTCTCAGTCCAAAGACTGGAGAGACGAGACCATTCAGTTTAGGAAAAGGGGTTTAG
- the LOC120015425 gene encoding probable boron transporter 2 isoform X1 has protein sequence MESSFVPFRGIKNDLEGRLKCYKQDWTGGFRAGFRILAPTTYIFFASAIPVISFGEQLERATDGVLTAVQTLASTALCGIIHSIIGGQPLLILGVAEPTVIMYTFMFNFAKNRSDLGSKLFLAWTGWVCMWTALLLFLLAILGACSIINRFTRLAGELFGLLIAMLFMQEAIKGLINEFHLPERENPKSIEFQPSWRFANGMFALVLSFGLLFTSLRSRKARSWRYGSGWLRGFIADYGVPLMVLVWTAVSYIPAGTVPKGIPRRLFSPNPWSPGAFENWTVVKDMLNVPVLYIIGAFVPATMIAVLYYFDHSVASQLAQQKEFNLRKPPSFHYDLLLLGFMVIICGLIGIPPSNGVIPQSPMHTKTLATLKHQVSASISRRIEFSLYYWFQSLHISIIPQVSQLNLSFAMQLLRNRLVAIARKCMGKNASLGQVYGSMQEGYQHMQTPLIYQEPSVRGLKELKESTVEMAASMGNIDAPVDETVFDVEKEIDDLLPVEVKEQRVSNLLQAMMVGGCVAAMPFIKKIPTSVLWGYFAFMAIESLPGNQCWERILLLFTAPSRRYKVLEEYHATFVETVPFKTIAVFTLFQTAYLLVCFGITWVPLAGVLFPLMIMLLIPVRQYILPKFFKGVHLQDLDAAEYEETPALPFNLATEAELSRTASFANDGEILDGMVTRSRGEIRRMCSPRLTSSTAMPSKEFSSLQSPRFSDKVYSPRISELRGELSPRRGGRGPLSPKTGETRPFSLGKGV, from the exons ATGGAATCGAGCTTTGTACCTTTTCGTGGAATCAAGAATGATCTTGAGGGGAGGCTGAAGTGTTACAAGCAAGACTGGACTGGTGGTTTCAGGGCGGGCTTCAG GATTTTGGCCCCCACCACATACATATTTTTTGCATCAGCAATTCCAGTTATTTCATTTGGAGAACAGTTGGAAAGAGCTACAG ACGGAGTTCTCACAGCTGTTCAAACATTAGCGTCTACTGCACTTTGTGGAATTATACACTCCATCATTGGGGGTCAGCCTTTACTGATTCTTGGAGTTGCAGAGCCAACTGTAATTATGTACACATTCATGTTCAACTTTGCTAAAAATAGATCAGATTTGGGGTCAAAACTCTTCCTTGCGTGGACTGGATG GGTATGCATGTGGACTGCACTCTTGCTCTTTCTTCTAGCTATCTTAGGGGCTTGCTCCATCATCAATAGATTTACTCGTCTGGCAGGAGAATTGTTTGGCCTTCTGATTGCAATGCTTTTCATGCAGGAAGCTATCAAG GGTCTTATTAATGAATTTCACCTACCTGAAAGAGAAAATCCCAAGTCAATTGAATTTCAACCTTCGTGGAGATTTGCGAATGGAATGTTTGCCTTGGTTCTGTCATTTGGCCTTCTGTTTACTTCATTAAGAAGCAGAAAAGCAAGATCTTGGCGTTATGGTTCTG GGTGGCTCCGAGGTTTCATAGCAGATTATGGGGTGCCGTTGATGGTTCTAGTTTGGACAGCTGTTTCTTACATTCCAGCAGGAACTGTGCCAAAAGGAATTCCAAGGCGACTCTTTAGTCCAAACCCATGGTCACCTGGTGCCTTTGAGAATTGGACAGTTGTTAAG GACATGCTCAATGTGCCGGTTCTCTACATTATTGGAGCTTTTGTTCCAGCAACAATGATTGCAGTTCTATATTATTTTGATCACAGTGTTGCATCTCAGCTTGCTCAACAGAAAGAATTCAATTTGAGAAAACCGCCTTCATTCCACTATGATCTACTTCTTCTGGGGTTCATG GTCATAATTTGTGGTCTCATAGGAATCCCTCCATCAAATGGTGTGATTCCACAATCTCCTATGCACACTAAAACCTTGGCTACATTGAAGCACCAGGTTAGCGCATCAATATCAAGACGTATAGAATTTTCACTTTATTATTGGTTCCAAAGCTTGCATATAAGTATTATTCCTCAAGTGAGTCAACTTAATTTATCTTTTGCTATGCAGTTACTCCGTAATCGACTGGTAGCAATAGCTCGCAAATGTATGGGTAAGAATGCAAGCTTGGGACAAGTTTATGGAAGCATGCAAGAAGGCTATCAACATATGCAAACCCCACTCATTTACCAGGAGCCTTCTGTTCGG GGGCTGAAGGAATTAAAAGAATCCACAGTTGAAATGGCTGCAAGCATGGGAAATATTGATGCACCTGTCGATGAGACAGTATTTGACGTTGAAAAGGAGATTGATGATTTATTGCCTGTTGAGGTGAAGGAGCAGCGGGTCAGTAACTTGCTTCAAGCAATGATGGTTGGAGGATGTGTTGCAGCCATGCCTTTCATCAAGAAGATACCAACCTCAGTCCTCTGGGGCTATTTTGCCTTCATGGCCATTGAAAGTCTCCCTGGTAACCAGTGTTGGGAGCGGATCTTGCTGCTTTTCACAGCTCCAAGCAGAAGATACAA GGTACTGGAGGAATACCACGCTACGTTTGTCGAAACTGTACCTTTCAAGACAATTGCAGTATTCACACTCTTCCAGACTGCTTACTTGCTTGTTTGTTTTGGCATTACATGGGTTCCACTTGCTGGAGTTCTATTCCCTTTAATGATTATGCTTTTGATTCCTGTGAGACAATACATTCTACCCAAGTTCTTCAAAGGGGTGCACCTCCAGGATTTAGATGCTGCAGAGTATGAAGAAACACCAGCTTTACCATTCAACCTAGCAACT GAGGCAGAGTTGAGTAGGACTGCTTCGTTTGCCAATGATGGTGAAATCTTAGATGGGATGGTGACTCGCAGCAGGGGTGAAATCAGACGCATGTGCAGTCCCAGGTTAACAAGCTCCACCGCAATGCCATCAAAAGAATTTTCAAGCCTACAGAGCCCACGATTCTCAGACAAGGTGTATAGCCCCCGCATAAGCGAATTGAGAGGAGAACTAAGTCCTAGGAGGGGTGGAAGAGGACCTCTCAGTCCAAAGACTGGAGAGACGAGACCATTCAGTTTAGGAAAAGGGGTTTAG